TCAATGCAAACCAATCTTTCTTTTCTGTGTCATCCAATGGCTATACTCTCTTATCTAACTTTAGCGCTTTCTTAACCGCATCCTATATGGGAAGAACTGGCGGTCCCCGGGTTCCTCATATTGTTAAAGAATTTGTCCTCTATGTAAAAGATACCCAAATCTTAAATGTTACTTTTACACCCATGCCCAACTCATATGGCTTCATCAATGGTATTGAAATTCTCTCAATGCCTGAAAATCTGTATTTTAAATCTAACAACATGAAATACGTCGACCAAATTACTGGGCCTGTGATTAATGAAGACGTGGCTCTCGAAAATATATATCGTCTAAACGTTGGTGGAGGACAAATATCAGTTAACAACGATGTGGGTATGTACCGATCATGGAATCAAGATAATAACTACATATATGGAGCAGCATATGGGTTAACACCTGTTACTAATACTCCAATTATTTACACCATGGAGACACCAAATTATACCGCACCTGAGCTAGTTTACGCTACCCAAAGGAGTATGGGCAAATTGTCAGAATTGTATAATTTGACTTGGATACTTCCAGTTGATTCAGGGTTCTATTACAAGCTCAGGCTCCATTTTTGCAACATTATACCACAATACACAAAAGCAGGTCAGGTGCTATTTACTGTCTACATTAATAATCAAACTGCTGAGAAACAAATGGATCTATTCTACTTGACTCCGGGTAGCGGGTATCCTACATTCAAGGATTACCTAGTGTTTGCGTATGACGCAGATGGCCGACAAACTAAGCAAGATTTGTGGGTCGCCATGCACCCTAACCCCAGTTCTGCAGCATATCTTGATGCTTATTTGAATGGTTTGGAAGTCTTCAAGTTAAGCATGGACGGTAATCTTGCTAGTCCCAACCCAGAACTTATGCCTGCAGCCCCACTACCCAGGCTACCATCTCTTGTTGACACAAAGAGAACACCACCATATGCCGCCATAATTGGAGGTATTGTAGGAGGGTTAGTCTTCTTTACCGTGTTAGCTCTCGTAGCTATGTGGAAAAGGCAAATCAAATTCTTTGATATTGATGGTGACAAGTCATCTTTGTGCCCCACTACCGATAAATCAAAATCCACAAAGCCTCTCCATCCATCATTACAATCAGATCGCTGCCGTCGCTTTTCACTTATGGAGATGAAAGTTGCTACCTGTGAATTTAATGAGAACTGTGTTATTGGAAAAGGAGGATTTGGTAAGGTGTATAAAGGGTACATTGACAATGCTACTAAAATTGTTGCAATCAAAAGGCTGGACTCAAAATCCAAACAAGGTTTGCATGAATTCCTAACAGAAATTGGATTCCTGTCCAAATTACGTCATGTCCAGCTAGTGTCCCTGATTGGATACTGCAATGACAAGGAAGAGATGATACTGGTGTATGATTTCATGGCTCATGGGACTCTACGTGACCATCTCTACAAGAATTATAACACTCCTTTGCCATGGAAAAAACGTCTTCATATCTGCATTGGTGCAGCCAAAGGGTTGCAACATCTCCACACTGGTGCAAGCCGTGTAATAATGCATCGTGATATCAAGTCCACAAACATTTTACTGGATGAAAATTGGGTCGCTAAGTTATCTGATTTCGGTCTGTCAAAGCTAGGCTCAAAGGACAAAGCAAAAAAACATGTTACCACAATGGTGAAGGGTACCCTTGGGTATATGGATCCTCAATATTACCAAACAGAGCAAATCACGGACAAATCTGACGTGTACTCCTTCGGGGTTGTTTTGTTAGAGGTGTTGTGTGCAAGGCCTCCTATCCTTAAAAATAAAGAGTTGCCCTTACTACAAGTGAATCTGGCAGAATGGGGAAAGTCTCATTATCAGAAAGGTACCCTGCATCAGATAATTGATCCATGCCTAAGTGGTGAGATTGCACCAAAGTGCTTAATGAAGTTCGGGGAGGTAGCATATAGTTGCTTGAAAAAGTATGGAAGTGAACGTCCGGCTATGGATGATGTAGTTTCGGGATTAGAGTTTGCATTGCAGCTACAAGAAGATGCTGAAAAAATGGATGGCATGTTTGGTGAGGCCATGTTAGAAAATCAAGAAGTTTCAGTTTATAAGGAAGGAGAACCAACCACAACTGATGAATCGGGGTTATTTGGTTCAACTAGAGTAGCACTAAGACATGGCACACCGTCAACTGATGATAGCAACAAAGTATACGACTCAAACAATCTAGATGAATCCTTTCATGtacaaaattgattttttaggCCATAGAAGAACAAGCTTCAATTAGTTATCATTTCACTCATGCTAATATGCTTTATATTGGCTATAAACTTGATTGAATTGGGGAACATCCTTTTCACTTCAATAGGTAGAAGGCCGTATAAAGATTGTTATGTATTCCAGTAAAAGGTGAAATCTGATCAGATTGTCATTAGTAGTAATTTCCACTGATTAATACCTATTTACTGAGATCCTTATTTTGTGCACCCTCTCAGAAATGAAAATCAAAACAAGTGTTTTGGAAATAAACTAACATTGAATGAACTGACATATCTTTGAAGCCATCTTAAAGAACAGATTTCAGCTTCACTCAACTTAAGATTCTTTAGCAGGCATCTTTGAGTAGAAAATCAAATGGGCCCCATAAAACTTATTAGAAGTAACCAGTTAGTTTCTTATGATCTCGACCGTGCAATAACTGTTGTCAAAACTGGTAGGCTTATTGATTCCAGAAAATGCAAtgaaaagagaaagagagagttTGAAAAGTCTGCAACTAATTTAGTTAACAGAAACAACAAAAGACTTCCAAGTCTTGCTTATAAATATTAGTAAACGACTTATTTGTAAATACCGAATCGACACTCTTTTGATCAAGATAATGTGATTCGCTATCACCTATATATGTTTGGTTTGgactttttctaaaaatatgtAACTCATGAACTCATGAACAGACGGATATAAACAACTAGATGATCAAACCAACAAGCTATGTTCATCTTACTAAAGTAAAACGCGTTATACAAGCCTACATTACGAAAGTTAGAAATCAACGACTAAATCTTTAACTCACACGAGCTAGAGAGCGGCTTACATATGTGATGGACCCAATGACTCACTAGACTTACTCGTATCTCGTCTTCTCGTCTACAAGCTAAGATCAAAATGTAGCATATTCAGTGAGACAAAACATCGAACACCTAGAGTGCATACGCATAACAAGTAACATCAAATGGCATATTAagattatcattataaaaactatataatgtCCTGCATTCAGCATAATGTAGTTGATTTTAAACAAGTTAAATAAAGGAAAAAGGATAATGTACCATCTCGGAGAGAGTGTTTGCCGGAAAATTTGGTCGGAATCGAAAGTCGCCTTCGAGTACAATCACTAGGACCAGCGGAAAGTACAATTTCCCGTTGTATATTCGACGAGAGTAAGTACGCGGGTGATGGGTCATAGAGCAATGCCTTAGTTCCGtccttagatttaaaaattcgtcgaaagtatatcgaatgtcTA
The Erigeron canadensis isolate Cc75 chromosome 2, C_canadensis_v1, whole genome shotgun sequence DNA segment above includes these coding regions:
- the LOC122587436 gene encoding receptor-like protein kinase FERONIA, with protein sequence MLNFSLLCFSLLIVLLFTTTIAQPYNATDFFLLDCGSSTATTSDRKWDGDDRSQFVPSNITTTSFSSATDNLDPSVPQIPYSTARIFNTSSFTYTFPVSQGPKFLRLYFYPATYSGLNANQSFFSVSSNGYTLLSNFSAFLTASYMGRTGGPRVPHIVKEFVLYVKDTQILNVTFTPMPNSYGFINGIEILSMPENLYFKSNNMKYVDQITGPVINEDVALENIYRLNVGGGQISVNNDVGMYRSWNQDNNYIYGAAYGLTPVTNTPIIYTMETPNYTAPELVYATQRSMGKLSELYNLTWILPVDSGFYYKLRLHFCNIIPQYTKAGQVLFTVYINNQTAEKQMDLFYLTPGSGYPTFKDYLVFAYDADGRQTKQDLWVAMHPNPSSAAYLDAYLNGLEVFKLSMDGNLASPNPELMPAAPLPRLPSLVDTKRTPPYAAIIGGIVGGLVFFTVLALVAMWKRQIKFFDIDGDKSSLCPTTDKSKSTKPLHPSLQSDRCRRFSLMEMKVATCEFNENCVIGKGGFGKVYKGYIDNATKIVAIKRLDSKSKQGLHEFLTEIGFLSKLRHVQLVSLIGYCNDKEEMILVYDFMAHGTLRDHLYKNYNTPLPWKKRLHICIGAAKGLQHLHTGASRVIMHRDIKSTNILLDENWVAKLSDFGLSKLGSKDKAKKHVTTMVKGTLGYMDPQYYQTEQITDKSDVYSFGVVLLEVLCARPPILKNKELPLLQVNLAEWGKSHYQKGTLHQIIDPCLSGEIAPKCLMKFGEVAYSCLKKYGSERPAMDDVVSGLEFALQLQEDAEKMDGMFGEAMLENQEVSVYKEGEPTTTDESGLFGSTRVALRHGTPSTDDSNKVYDSNNLDESFHVQN